From the bacterium genome, one window contains:
- a CDS encoding glycosyltransferase, translating to MKIALVHEYLIKMGGAERVLIDFLEEFGDVPVFTFLLDRERLISVLKNKPNIYPSFLQRYPLWRQFYRFYFPLMPLIAESLDFSGFDVVISSTHQFMKGIIVPQDTLHIAYIHTPTRFLWLQKKPRFLPQRLFTSLREWDFLAAQRPDIVVANSYNVAHRIKKFYRRKAEVIYPAVRTDNYFISQPKDYFLLVSRLEPHKKTEIAVEAFKELPFKLKVVGTGSEYKKLKKMAQGARNIEFLGFVPDQELKRLYSSALALIFPQEEDFGLVPLESQASGRPVIAFAKGGALETVRGGETGLFFKPQTPQALRKAVKEFRSQSFNPRKIRKWSERFDVEVFKQKWKELLDEVLKR from the coding sequence ATGAAAATTGCCTTGGTCCATGAGTACTTAATTAAAATGGGGGGAGCAGAAAGGGTATTAATTGATTTTTTGGAAGAATTCGGTGATGTACCGGTATTCACTTTTTTGCTGGATAGAGAGAGATTGATATCTGTTTTAAAGAATAAGCCGAATATCTATCCTTCTTTTTTGCAACGCTACCCATTGTGGCGGCAGTTTTATCGTTTTTATTTTCCTTTGATGCCTCTGATAGCTGAAAGTTTGGATTTTTCAGGTTTTGATGTGGTTATTTCCAGTACCCACCAATTCATGAAAGGAATAATTGTTCCTCAAGATACACTTCATATTGCTTATATACACACGCCGACGAGATTTCTTTGGCTACAAAAAAAGCCTCGTTTTTTGCCCCAGCGCCTTTTCACCTCTTTAAGAGAGTGGGACTTTTTAGCAGCGCAAAGGCCGGATATTGTTGTAGCTAATTCATATAATGTTGCCCATCGTATTAAGAAGTTTTACAGACGCAAAGCCGAAGTAATTTATCCAGCAGTGAGGACAGATAACTACTTTATTTCTCAGCCAAAAGATTACTTTTTGCTTGTTTCCCGTTTAGAGCCTCATAAAAAAACAGAAATAGCGGTAGAGGCATTCAAAGAACTTCCTTTTAAGTTAAAGGTGGTTGGTACTGGTTCAGAGTATAAAAAGCTTAAAAAAATGGCTCAAGGCGCAAGAAACATTGAGTTTTTGGGTTTTGTTCCTGATCAGGAATTAAAGAGGCTTTACTCTTCGGCTTTAGCTTTAATCTTTCCTCAGGAAGAGGATTTTGGTTTGGTGCCATTAGAATCTCAAGCTTCAGGCAGACCGGTCATTGCTTTTGCTAAAGGCGGGGCTTTGGAGACTGTTAGAGGGGGGGAGACAGGGCTTTTCTTTAAGCCCCAAACCCCTCAGGCTTTAAGAAAGGCAGTGAAAGAATTTAGGAGCCAAAGTTTTAATCCTCGAAAAATAAGGAAGTGGTCAGAGAGGTTTGATGTTGAAGTTTTTAAACAAAAATGGAAAGAGCTTTTAGATGAGGTTCTCAAACGTTAA
- the ftsE gene encoding cell division ATP-binding protein FtsE, whose translation MVKIRGLTKIYSPNIEALLNVDFDLFDKEFVCLIGSSGAGKSTLIRLLICEEKPTRGHVFVAGRDITKLRASEIPFYRRRVGVVFQDFKLLSRRTVYENVAFALEVADAPPKEIRERVPFVLDLVGLKERASHFPDSLSGGEKQRVAIARAIVNGPKLLIADEPTGNLDPKTSWEIMRLLLEINKRGTMILLATHNKEIVDRLRKRVILLDRGRVVSAHKHTYHLR comes from the coding sequence ATTGTTAAAATAAGAGGCTTGACTAAAATATATTCCCCAAATATTGAAGCCTTGCTTAATGTAGATTTTGATCTTTTTGATAAGGAGTTTGTTTGTCTTATTGGTTCTTCAGGAGCGGGAAAATCTACACTAATAAGGCTTTTAATCTGTGAAGAAAAACCTACACGGGGTCATGTTTTTGTTGCTGGTAGAGACATAACTAAGCTTAGAGCTTCTGAAATTCCTTTTTACCGCCGCCGAGTAGGGGTTGTTTTTCAAGATTTTAAACTTTTGTCCCGCCGGACTGTTTACGAGAATGTAGCTTTTGCTTTAGAGGTTGCTGATGCGCCACCAAAAGAAATTAGAGAGAGAGTGCCTTTTGTTTTGGATCTGGTTGGACTGAAGGAAAGAGCGTCTCATTTTCCTGATAGTCTTTCCGGAGGTGAGAAGCAGAGAGTAGCTATTGCCAGAGCTATTGTGAATGGTCCCAAGCTTTTAATTGCTGATGAGCCCACCGGGAATTTGGATCCCAAAACATCTTGGGAGATAATGCGTTTGCTGTTGGAGATTAATAAGCGGGGGACAATGATACTTCTGGCTACTCACAATAAAGAGATAGTGGATCGATTGCGTAAAAGAGTAATTCTTTTAGACAGGGGAAGGGTAGTCAGCGCTCATAAGCATACCTATCACTTAAGATAA
- a CDS encoding ABC transporter permease — MYNWFRVLKFGWLNFWRNWVLSSASIIVLAIALLIISTFVAFNFLLQKTVEGVNQKVDVIVYFKDSAKEETIEEIKNELSVWDEVKSVNYITKKEALEKWLSTVEDERLKDIVSERNNPLPRSLEIKLVLPEYASRVVEYFSQEEVKSDVSKVRYNRLVVDKIITYSKAVKKVGISLSIVFALVAVYVVLNTLRLAVYARRNEIEIMKLVGASPNYIVMPFIVEGIMFGVLGAVLAFALTLLGAKYALSVLFPKEILNEISSFLQFSSFGLTRVFALQIGLGVLVGVVCSLVGVKKYLR; from the coding sequence ATGTATAATTGGTTTAGAGTTCTAAAATTTGGCTGGCTAAACTTCTGGCGCAACTGGGTGCTTTCTTCAGCTTCTATTATTGTTTTAGCTATTGCTCTTTTGATTATTTCTACTTTTGTAGCTTTTAATTTTCTTTTACAAAAAACAGTAGAGGGAGTTAATCAAAAGGTGGATGTAATCGTTTATTTTAAAGATTCGGCTAAAGAAGAAACAATAGAGGAGATAAAAAATGAGCTTTCTGTTTGGGATGAAGTAAAAAGTGTCAATTATATTACCAAAAAAGAAGCTTTAGAAAAATGGTTGTCTACGGTAGAGGATGAACGTTTAAAAGATATTGTTTCAGAGAGAAACAATCCTCTGCCCAGAAGTTTGGAGATTAAACTTGTTTTACCTGAGTATGCCTCTAGAGTAGTAGAGTATTTTAGTCAGGAGGAAGTAAAGAGTGATGTTTCTAAAGTTCGTTATAACCGCTTGGTAGTAGATAAGATTATTACATATTCAAAAGCAGTAAAAAAAGTAGGCATTTCTTTGAGTATAGTTTTTGCTTTAGTGGCTGTTTATGTGGTTCTCAATACTTTGCGTTTAGCTGTTTACGCGCGCCGTAATGAGATTGAAATAATGAAACTTGTTGGTGCTTCTCCCAACTATATTGTAATGCCCTTTATAGTAGAAGGTATAATGTTTGGTGTTTTGGGAGCGGTTTTAGCTTTTGCCCTAACTCTTTTGGGGGCAAAATATGCCCTAAGTGTTCTTTTCCCTAAAGAGATTCTCAATGAAATATCTTCTTTTTTGCAGTTTAGTTCATTTGGTTTAACTCGTGTTTTTGCCCTTCAGATAGGTTTAGGGGTTTTAGTCGGTGTAGTTTGCAGTTTGGTTGGGGTAAAGAAATATCTGAGATAA
- a CDS encoding FkbM family methyltransferase: MEFCFYPLLEAQKVGPRGRVYALEPVSRSFALLQKNITNNKKQKIIFPYRLALAPQDGIGIMCIKDRHNASFLSGYSQTEKREGVSKEKVRTVTLDSFLRNKPLPHLLRLDTEGMEAKVFLGGKKVLRAIPEIMVEIHPHLIPKKQFLAMCSFLQRYGFYPEAIIVDPYPCWITPDKKWKRLALLFSYLCGDRNKFGIFKGSWSSFKKAYFLKNISFCVYFVKK, encoded by the coding sequence ATCGAGTTTTGTTTTTACCCTTTATTAGAAGCCCAAAAAGTAGGTCCAAGAGGTCGTGTCTATGCTCTTGAGCCTGTAAGCAGAAGTTTTGCTTTGTTGCAAAAAAATATTACCAATAACAAAAAGCAAAAAATAATTTTTCCTTATCGTTTAGCTTTAGCTCCGCAAGACGGTATAGGGATTATGTGTATTAAAGATCGGCACAACGCTTCTTTTTTAAGTGGCTACTCTCAAACTGAGAAGCGAGAAGGTGTTTCAAAAGAAAAGGTCAGAACAGTAACTTTGGATAGTTTTTTAAGAAACAAGCCCTTACCTCATCTTTTGCGTTTAGACACAGAAGGTATGGAAGCAAAGGTTTTTTTAGGAGGTAAGAAGGTGCTTAGAGCAATTCCTGAAATTATGGTAGAGATTCATCCTCATCTAATTCCTAAAAAGCAGTTTTTGGCTATGTGTTCTTTTTTGCAAAGATATGGTTTTTATCCGGAGGCAATTATTGTTGATCCTTATCCTTGTTGGATTACTCCAGATAAGAAGTGGAAAAGATTAGCCCTTTTGTTTAGTTATCTTTGTGGTGACAGAAACAAATTTGGAATTTTTAAAGGCAGCTGGTCTTCTTTTAAAAAAGCTTATTTTTTAAAAAATATCTCTTTTTGTGTTTATTTTGTTAAAAAGTAG
- a CDS encoding sugar transferase translates to MTRKKEQLVYYFVPLFLDIIALTSAFLLAYFLRFSFSPTALGYGFKMPFEEYSEFLFLLVPLWVVVFASLGLYTIDFKGRFWPEFVRILFGTLVSVVLSLSIIFMAKRTDFSRLLLIYLWAVSFILVFTERFLWRLVRIYLLSLGFGQRRVLIIGNSKEAQRLQEVFNHFPHLGYKVMEIVSQDIDLRKLRLKIEKLKINDIVQAKEEMDTELAEFLEELARQRGINLHFIPDLYQISIAKVEVDSYGGVPLLSVKKTPLEGWGRIIKRIFDMLVSAVLLLVLSPLFLLVALAIKLDSKGPVFFLQTRMGRDGEFTMYKFRTMVANAEALKKKLFKLNQRRGPCFKIKNDPRITRLGKWLRRFYIDELPQLFNVLKGEMSLVGPRPHLPEEVAKYKNHHKEILTIKPGMTGLAQISGAADLDFEEEVRLDTYYVHNWSFCLDIIIILKTIWVAVVGKGAA, encoded by the coding sequence ATGACAAGAAAAAAAGAGCAGTTAGTTTATTATTTTGTGCCTTTGTTTTTGGACATTATTGCTTTGACTTCTGCTTTTCTTTTGGCGTATTTTTTACGTTTCAGCTTTTCACCCACAGCTTTGGGTTATGGATTTAAAATGCCTTTTGAAGAGTACTCGGAGTTTCTTTTTTTGTTAGTGCCTCTATGGGTAGTTGTATTTGCTTCTTTGGGGCTTTACACCATTGATTTTAAGGGCAGATTTTGGCCTGAGTTTGTCCGCATTCTTTTTGGTACTTTAGTCAGTGTGGTTTTGAGTTTGAGTATTATTTTTATGGCTAAGCGGACCGATTTTTCCCGCCTGCTTCTTATTTACCTTTGGGCAGTAAGTTTTATTTTGGTCTTTACAGAGAGGTTTTTGTGGCGTCTGGTTAGGATTTATCTTTTGAGTTTGGGTTTTGGCCAGAGACGGGTTTTGATTATTGGCAATAGCAAAGAGGCTCAACGCTTACAAGAAGTCTTTAATCATTTTCCCCATTTAGGTTATAAAGTGATGGAGATTGTGTCCCAAGACATTGATTTGCGCAAATTAAGGCTTAAAATAGAGAAATTAAAAATAAACGATATCGTTCAGGCTAAGGAGGAAATGGATACAGAGCTGGCCGAGTTTTTAGAAGAGTTGGCTCGGCAAAGGGGCATAAATCTTCATTTTATTCCTGATTTATATCAGATTTCTATTGCTAAAGTAGAGGTTGATTCTTATGGCGGCGTGCCGCTTTTGAGTGTTAAAAAAACCCCTTTGGAAGGATGGGGGCGGATTATTAAAAGGATTTTTGATATGTTAGTCAGCGCGGTCCTGCTTCTTGTTCTTTCCCCTTTATTTTTATTAGTTGCTTTAGCTATTAAACTTGATTCCAAAGGTCCAGTGTTCTTTCTTCAGACAAGAATGGGTCGGGATGGGGAGTTTACAATGTATAAATTTAGAACTATGGTGGCTAATGCCGAGGCTTTAAAAAAGAAACTTTTTAAGTTAAATCAGCGTCGGGGTCCTTGTTTTAAAATCAAAAATGATCCTCGTATAACCAGATTAGGAAAGTGGTTGCGTCGTTTTTATATTGATGAGTTGCCCCAACTTTTTAATGTTCTTAAAGGAGAAATGAGCTTGGTTGGCCCCAGACCCCATCTTCCTGAAGAAGTGGCTAAATACAAAAATCACCACAAGGAAATTTTAACTATTAAGCCGGGGATGACCGGTTTGGCTCAAATTTCAGGAGCAGCTGATTTGGATTTTGAAGAGGAGGTTCGCCTGGATACTTACTATGTACATAACTGGAGTTTTTGTCTAGATATTATTATTATTTTAAAAACTATCTGGGTGGCGGTTGTTGGCAAAGGAGCAGCCTAA
- a CDS encoding glycosyltransferase family 4 protein: MKQKQTFLWVASFPPPFGGPEVLAKELCRVWRKEKVGFYLVDISKPRLSQERGFFSWKNFIWGLRDILKVLAVFILTPKVKRVYFSNFAGSVWAFRRDLWFIIFGVLCRKKMTAHIHLKELRFVYSYLFKWEKKLFQIVVKKVVLIVVNPKARRDALSLRARKVIFLPNGVDSYFFKPYPSKKKFDFLFLSRLQKKKGFDLFIKALRVLKGKLKNKNREIRVALAGEEKLGKYLAKLKKELLPEIKIKYLGVVEGKDKHKLMLKSRFLVFPSLVDACALVVLEALASGLPTISTNEGAVEYYSWGRKEGVIKTKKSVRDLAFKLSFALDLHFKDYRQLSISARQVIKKKKLDIRRMAKRLILLINS; encoded by the coding sequence ATGAAGCAAAAACAGACTTTTTTGTGGGTAGCTAGTTTCCCTCCTCCTTTTGGTGGTCCGGAAGTTTTAGCCAAGGAGTTGTGTCGAGTATGGCGGAAAGAGAAGGTGGGTTTTTATTTAGTTGATATTTCCAAACCTCGCCTTTCTCAAGAAAGAGGGTTTTTTTCTTGGAAAAATTTTATCTGGGGGTTGCGAGATATTTTGAAGGTCTTGGCTGTTTTTATTTTGACTCCTAAGGTGAAAAGAGTCTATTTTAGTAATTTTGCCGGCTCTGTCTGGGCTTTTAGAAGGGATTTATGGTTTATAATTTTTGGGGTTTTGTGCCGCAAAAAGATGACAGCTCACATTCATTTAAAAGAACTAAGATTTGTTTATAGTTATTTGTTTAAATGGGAGAAAAAGCTTTTTCAAATTGTTGTTAAAAAAGTAGTTTTAATAGTTGTAAATCCCAAAGCCAGACGGGATGCTTTGTCTTTAAGGGCAAGAAAAGTAATTTTTTTGCCAAATGGAGTGGATAGCTATTTTTTTAAGCCTTATCCAAGCAAAAAAAAGTTTGATTTTCTTTTTCTTTCCCGTTTGCAGAAAAAGAAAGGATTTGATCTTTTTATTAAGGCTTTGCGAGTATTAAAAGGCAAGTTGAAGAATAAAAATAGAGAAATTAGAGTAGCTTTGGCAGGGGAAGAAAAACTGGGAAAATATTTGGCTAAATTAAAAAAAGAGCTTTTGCCTGAGATTAAAATTAAGTATTTGGGTGTAGTAGAAGGTAAAGACAAGCATAAGCTAATGCTTAAAAGCAGATTTTTGGTTTTTCCTTCTTTAGTAGATGCCTGTGCTTTGGTAGTTTTAGAGGCTTTAGCTAGTGGTTTGCCAACTATAAGCACTAATGAAGGGGCGGTGGAGTACTACTCTTGGGGCAGAAAAGAGGGGGTTATAAAGACAAAGAAGAGTGTTCGGGATTTAGCTTTTAAATTGAGTTTTGCTTTGGATTTGCATTTTAAAGATTACAGGCAGCTTTCTATTTCAGCCCGTCAAGTCATAAAGAAGAAAAAGTTGGATATCCGCAGAATGGCAAAAAGGTTAATTTTGTTAATAAATTCTTGA
- a CDS encoding O-antigen ligase family protein, with protein sequence MSLSIWPKKLNHFFPYKRGVFLIGAIWLVIACVFWPWPQSVFVFASFFSLFLFLADPFYFLLFLFAFFPVYSGLGQSWQIDFASFSFNADGLLKMAYALLFGFLFFMRGQSQRIKKKFLGGFFLFFLFISLFRLYPNFFQAGISIVVSFVLYLGVYLLVLDEVKTPTRERKVWQACVLGVFLNLAVFGLQLVEIGIGDILALKSGATGFFSHAGAMADYLLVLLPLWVLYPSAWGGVGILFSTAAIFLSFIRACWAGLVAFFIAAGLFFKNRMMWVVFLVFIASLFFYVPAREYLPVLNKEQAVVGSFQARVKMWQELFGTMKKGDWLFGKGSGYSVSHIANNPLFGESKYFAPHGSWAEAIVDWGIVGGIVMLFLLLKIVHLFFASHSPWVRLVAANSFFFLVIKGALASLFSLTEVLIYFFVVLALAELRLNKNNEAKTDFFVGS encoded by the coding sequence ATGAGCCTCAGTATTTGGCCCAAAAAATTAAATCATTTCTTTCCTTATAAGAGAGGGGTTTTCCTGATTGGAGCAATTTGGCTTGTGATTGCCTGTGTTTTTTGGCCCTGGCCGCAGAGTGTTTTTGTTTTTGCTTCTTTTTTCTCTCTTTTTTTGTTTTTGGCAGATCCTTTTTATTTTCTTCTTTTTCTCTTTGCTTTTTTTCCTGTTTATAGTGGCTTGGGACAAAGTTGGCAGATAGATTTTGCTTCTTTTTCTTTTAATGCTGACGGTTTATTAAAGATGGCTTATGCTCTGCTGTTTGGTTTTTTATTTTTTATGCGGGGTCAAAGTCAAAGAATTAAAAAGAAGTTTTTAGGTGGCTTTTTTTTGTTTTTCTTGTTTATCTCTTTGTTTCGCCTTTACCCTAATTTTTTTCAGGCCGGGATTTCTATAGTGGTTTCTTTTGTTCTTTATTTAGGGGTTTATTTGTTGGTGTTAGATGAAGTTAAAACTCCAACAAGAGAGAGAAAGGTTTGGCAGGCTTGTGTTTTGGGGGTATTTTTGAATTTAGCTGTTTTTGGTCTGCAGTTGGTTGAAATAGGGATAGGTGATATTCTGGCTTTAAAATCAGGGGCAACAGGGTTTTTTTCTCATGCTGGAGCTATGGCGGATTATCTTTTGGTTTTGCTTCCTTTGTGGGTTCTTTATCCTTCTGCTTGGGGAGGGGTAGGGATTCTCTTTTCAACAGCGGCGATTTTTCTTTCTTTTATCAGAGCCTGCTGGGCAGGTTTAGTTGCTTTTTTTATTGCAGCCGGATTGTTCTTTAAGAACAGAATGATGTGGGTTGTTTTTCTAGTTTTTATTGCCAGTCTTTTTTTCTATGTTCCTGCTAGAGAGTACCTTCCTGTTTTAAATAAAGAACAGGCTGTTGTTGGTTCTTTTCAGGCAAGGGTTAAAATGTGGCAGGAGCTTTTTGGTACAATGAAAAAAGGCGATTGGTTATTTGGTAAAGGTTCTGGTTATAGTGTTAGCCATATAGCTAATAATCCTCTTTTTGGGGAGAGTAAGTATTTTGCCCCTCATGGATCTTGGGCAGAGGCGATAGTAGATTGGGGGATAGTAGGGGGGATAGTAATGCTTTTTCTTTTGTTGAAAATAGTTCATCTTTTTTTTGCCTCTCACTCACCTTGGGTGCGTTTGGTAGCTGCAAATAGCTTTTTCTTTTTGGTTATCAAAGGGGCGTTAGCCAGTTTGTTTTCTCTTACTGAAGTGCTTATTTACTTTTTTGTAGTTTTGGCTTTGGCTGAATTAAGGTTAAATAAAAATAATGAAGCAAAAACAGACTTTTTTGTGGGTAGCTAG
- a CDS encoding peptidoglycan DD-metalloendopeptidase family protein, with translation MFSSSKKGMPKRYLLILLFILLTPGFVFSASLQDKLNELNRKIESYKEEIENSQKKAETLQEQLTSLSQQIATVETQIKDTEEKITATEKEIIRLSQEIEANNKKLAEQESILDDSLRFLYETGDTPFLELLLASDSFNQALDRMEYISWVEKEIEETVAKIEAIKKKLESDLSQQQNKKKELSNLKEELRSQRNALEYQSEQKQYLLSVTKGQEEKYQEYLAKAKEEFRRVQAQLARLFSGNYVSYGHVKQGDIIGYQGNTGFSTGSHLHFGVYIGNQDVDPLPYLQSGRLAWPFPLGSFVITQGYWGTFSHRGRGWPGGLDLVAYDGAPVRAAADGEIIANVRQDWGFGHFMIVDHGDIKTLYAHLK, from the coding sequence ATGTTTTCTTCTTCTAAAAAAGGCATGCCAAAAAGGTATTTATTGATATTGTTATTTATTCTTTTAACCCCTGGTTTTGTTTTTTCGGCTTCGCTTCAAGATAAATTGAATGAATTAAACAGAAAAATAGAGAGCTATAAAGAGGAGATTGAAAATTCGCAGAAAAAAGCTGAGACTCTACAAGAGCAGTTAACTTCTCTAAGCCAACAGATTGCTACAGTTGAAACTCAGATTAAAGATACAGAAGAGAAGATTACAGCTACCGAAAAAGAGATTATTAGGCTTTCCCAAGAAATAGAGGCTAATAATAAAAAGTTGGCTGAGCAGGAGAGTATTTTGGATGACTCTTTGCGTTTTTTGTATGAAACAGGGGATACGCCTTTTTTAGAACTGCTTTTAGCCAGCGACTCTTTTAATCAGGCTTTAGACAGGATGGAGTATATTTCTTGGGTAGAGAAAGAAATTGAGGAGACAGTAGCAAAAATAGAAGCTATTAAAAAGAAACTGGAGAGTGATTTATCTCAACAGCAGAATAAAAAGAAGGAACTTTCTAATCTTAAAGAGGAACTGCGTTCGCAAAGAAATGCTTTAGAGTATCAAAGTGAGCAGAAGCAGTATCTTTTAAGTGTTACTAAAGGTCAAGAGGAGAAGTATCAGGAGTATTTAGCTAAAGCCAAAGAAGAGTTTCGTCGGGTTCAGGCTCAGTTAGCTCGTCTTTTTTCAGGCAACTACGTTTCTTACGGCCATGTAAAACAGGGAGATATTATTGGTTATCAGGGGAATACAGGTTTTTCCACTGGTTCTCATCTTCATTTTGGAGTTTATATAGGCAACCAAGATGTTGATCCTTTGCCTTATTTACAATCAGGAAGGTTGGCTTGGCCCTTTCCTTTAGGTAGTTTTGTTATTACTCAAGGTTATTGGGGTACTTTTAGCCATAGAGGGAGGGGTTGGCCCGGAGGGTTGGATTTAGTGGCTTATGATGGAGCGCCGGTAAGGGCTGCAGCTGATGGAGAGATTATTGCCAATGTAAGGCAGGATTGGGGGTTTGGTCATTTTATGATTGTAGATCATGGCGACATCAAAACTTTATATGCTCACTTAAAATAG
- a CDS encoding WecB/TagA/CpsF family glycosyltransferase — protein sequence MAIKTSKTLSFCGNLFKGSLRKLIAEILKNERSRSFFFFNIQHYVYFWQNKSLSRPDIFVVNDSRVFNILWQLLGNSFSLIPGWDFLPLFLRRAAFSKKKLYFLLTNDKKDTFSFLQNFLKKNFPSLYSRIEGQTIPYRQVVKGSFDSKEIITQINKSGADIVLVGWGAPFGQNWILKNRKKIKAHSVIEIGGAVDFLLGFKKRPPDFLIKLGLGWFWRLLKEPWLWRRYFLHDIQILRYFIIDIVWKFKKHK from the coding sequence ATGGCAATAAAAACATCTAAAACTCTTTCTTTTTGCGGGAATTTGTTTAAAGGTAGTTTGAGAAAGTTGATAGCAGAGATATTAAAAAATGAGAGGTCGCGGAGTTTTTTCTTTTTTAATATCCAGCATTATGTTTATTTTTGGCAAAACAAATCTCTTTCTCGCCCTGACATTTTTGTTGTAAATGATAGCCGGGTTTTTAACATATTGTGGCAGTTGTTGGGGAATAGTTTTTCTCTTATTCCGGGGTGGGATTTTTTGCCCTTGTTTTTGCGTCGGGCTGCTTTTTCTAAAAAAAAGCTTTATTTTTTGCTTACTAATGACAAAAAAGACACTTTTTCTTTTCTGCAAAACTTTCTAAAGAAAAACTTTCCCTCATTGTATTCGCGAATAGAGGGACAAACAATTCCTTACAGGCAGGTTGTTAAAGGCTCTTTTGATAGCAAGGAAATAATTACGCAGATAAACAAAAGTGGGGCAGATATAGTTTTGGTGGGTTGGGGAGCTCCTTTTGGGCAAAACTGGATTTTAAAGAATAGGAAAAAAATAAAGGCTCACTCAGTAATAGAGATAGGGGGGGCGGTGGATTTTTTGCTTGGTTTTAAAAAAAGACCACCTGATTTTTTAATTAAATTAGGTTTGGGGTGGTTTTGGCGTTTGCTTAAAGAGCCCTGGCTTTGGCGTCGTTATTTCTTGCACGATATCCAGATTTTACGCTATTTTATAATAGATATAGTTTGGAAATTTAAAAAACATAAATGA